In one window of Cololabis saira isolate AMF1-May2022 chromosome 23, fColSai1.1, whole genome shotgun sequence DNA:
- the atp23 gene encoding mitochondrial inner membrane protease ATP23 homolog, with product MDQSKPQEEDYGYNLFPDRNADKSAGNLLKESLFTFKHKCQVMLHFAMETSPYAKLLLSAMKNSGCKVFKDRHLSCEDCDETVSGGFDAASSQIVLCQNNIHQQSHMNRVLTHELIHAFDHCRAHVDWFNNYRHLACSEVRAANLSGDCAFMNEVARFNFGLKEHHKECVRGRAVRSILVARKISRENAEKIVDEVFDTCFNDHEPFGRIPHGKKDAKFAYRHYRNRDQYYANL from the exons ATGGATCAAAGTAAACCACAAGAGGAGGATTATGGATACAATCTGTTCCCGGACAGGAACGCGGACAAGTCTGCGGGAAACCTGCTGAAGGAAAGTCTGTTCACGTTCAAGCACAAGTGTCAGGTCATGTTGCACTTCGCAATGGAAACCA GTCCATATGCCAAACTCCTCCTCAGTGCCATGAAGAACTCCGGATG CAAAGTGTTTAAAGATCGTCACCTGTCCTGTGAAGACTGTGATGAGACGGTCAGCGGTGGGTTCGACGCAGCCTCCTCTCAG ATCGTCTTGTGCCAGAACAACATCCACCAGCAGTCTCACATGAACCGAGTGCTCACGCACGAGCTGATCCACGCCTTCGACCACTGCCGGGCCCACGTGGACTGGTTCAACAACTACAGACATCTGGCCTGTTCTGAG GTCCGAGCGGCTAACCTCAGCGGGGACTGCGCCTTCATGAACGAAGTTGCCAGATTCAACTTTGGCTTGAAGGAGCATCACAAG GAGTGCGTCCGGGGCCGAGCCGTCCGCTCCATCCTGGTGGCGAGGAAAATCAGCCGAGAGAACGCGGAGAAAATCGTGGACGAGGTCTTCGACACGTGTTTCAATGACCACGAACCCTTCGGGCGGATCCCGCACGGCAAGAAGGACGCCAAGTTCGCCTACAGACATTACCGAAACAGGGATCAGTATTACGCAAACCTTTAG
- the rpap3 gene encoding RNA polymerase II-associated protein 3 has product MSGGNKAVELQMQIRQNAEDLQSFVKELQSWEEEIRDRDQQLRTGGQQDLQKQLPPVRNKDYKTKMRKKKKPNEDGDKKAEESGQASKIKAYDYRSWDKFDVDQALAEVDKEAGPAESNESDSEEAAADQEKALAEKKRGNEFFKEGKYDEAIECYTRGMEADPYNPVLPTNRASSFFRLKKYAVAESDCNLAIALDSNYFKAYARRGATRLALKKHESAAEDYEMVLQLDPGNLQAQNEVKRIREVGGHQAPGQRSEAARSGDDAGGPEERSAVEEQQRKQEAVFQKDRGNAYFKEGKYEAAVACYTEGMEADGTNVLLPANRAMAYLKLEKYREAEEDCSTAIYLDSTYCKALARRGTARVALGKLEEAKQDFQQLLKLEPGNKQALNELQKLQIDTSSAGLLQTPDGSQRRTVQPIDKPEHLRSTKPLRRITIEQVSGTVPVPEEKPTVSRTLVQEVVKEAEDVPSPLSSSPSAKMIKIEETADTPSHSSDLRCPLQEPAAHPPQPPTFLTEAELPPPPTNSFQLESDLRKIGNQPQVIYRYLRQIKPEAYVKIFNSSLEPDILYQILRTLQEFFMKNEAPEVVMETLNSLASVRRFDMAVMFMSSPEKKVLKELFDFLLQSGLDRSAVAALQKKYNM; this is encoded by the exons ATGTCGGGGGGGAACAAGGCCGTGGAGCTGCAGATGCAGATCAGGCAGAACGCGGAGGATCTGCAGAGCTTCGTgaaagagctgcagagctgggaGGAGGAGATCAGGGACAGAGACCAGCAGCTGAGGACGGGGGGACAGCAGGACCTGCAG AAACAGCTCCCACCGGTGCGCAACAAAGActacaaaacaaagatgaggaagaagaagaagccgaATGAAGATGGCGATAAAAAAGCAGAGGAGTCGGGACAAGCATCTAAAATAAAAGCATACGACTACCGGTCGTGGGACAAGTTTGATGTG GACCAGGCTCTGGCGGAGGTGGATAAGGAGGCCGGTCCTGCAGAATCCAACGAGTCCGACTCAGAGGAAGCTGCAGCCGACCAGGAGAAAGCTCTGGCTGAGAAGAAAAGG ggcAATGAGTTTTTTAAAGAAGGTAAATATGATGAGGCCATTGAATGTTACACCAGAGGGATGGAGGCCGACCCTTACAACCCCGTGCTTCCCACAAACAGAGCCAGCTCCTTCTTCAGACTCAAAAA GTACGCCGTGGCAGAGTCCGACTGCAACCTGGCCATCGCCCTCGACAGCAACTACTTCAAAGCGTACGCTCGGAGGGGAGCAACTCGGCTCGCGCTGAAGAAACATGAATCTGCTGCAGAAG ATTACGAGATGGTTCTCCAGCTGGATCCGGGGAACCTGCAGGCACAAAACGAAGTGAAGAGGATCAGAGAGGTGGGTGGTCA TCAGGCCCCGGGGCAGAGAAGTGAAGCCGCGCGATCGGGGGACGACGCCGGGGGGCCGGAGGAGCGGAGCGCCGTGGAGGAACAGCAGAGGAAGCAGGAAGCTGTGTTCCAGAAAGACAGA GGGAACGCGTATTTCAAAGAGGGGAAGTATGAAGCAGCCGTGGCGTGCTACACCGAGGGCATGGAGGCCGACGGCACCAACGTCCTGCTGCCGGCCAACAGAGCCATGGCCTACCTGAAGCTGGAGAA GTACCGGGAGGCGGAGGAGGACTGCTCTACAGCCATTTACCTGGACAGCACGTACTGCAAGGCCTTGGCCCGCCGAGGCACGGCCAGGGTGGCGCTGGGGAAACTGGAGGAGGCCAAACAAG ATTTCCAGCAGCTGCTGAAACTGGAACCGGGGAACAAACAGGCCCTGAACGAACTCCAGAAACTTCAGATC GACACGAGCTCCGCGGGTCTCCTCCAAACCCCGGACGGCTCTCAGAGGAGAACGGTCCAGCCGATAGACAAACCTGAACATTTGCGCTCGACT AAACCTCTGAGGAGGATCACCATCGAGCAGGTCAGCGGGACGGTGCCGGTGCCTGAGGAGAAGCCGACTGTGTCCAGAACTTTAGTCCAGGAAGTGGTGAAGGAGGCCGAGGATGTGCCGTCTCCGCTGTCTTCATCACCCAGCGCCAAGATGATCAAAATCGAGGAGACAGCAGACACCCCCTCACACTCATCTGACct CAGATGTCCGCTGCAGGAGCCGGCCGCTCATCCTCCCCAACCACCAACGTTCTTGACAGAAGCAGAGCTTCCTCCTCCGCCCACCAACAGCTTCCAGCTGGAGTCGGACCTCCGAAAGATCGGAAATCAGCCCCAAGTGATTTACAGATATCTCAGG CAAATCAAACCTGAAGCGTACGTGAAGATTTTCAACAGCTCCCTCGAACCAGACATCCTCTATCAGATTCTGAGGACACTACAGGAGTTCTTCATGAA GAATGAAGCGCCGGAGGTCGTGATGGAAACCCTCAACAGTTTAGCAAGCGTGAGGCGCTTCGACATGGCTGTTATGTTCATGTCGTCACCTGAGAAGAAAG TGCTTAAAGAGCTGTTTGATTTCCTCCTCCAGTCCGGCCTGGACCGATCAGCCGTCGCTGCCTTACAGAAGAAGTATAACATGTGA